The Sinomicrobium kalidii region GGATCCCAATAGTTGTCGGGATCATCGGGACGATAGGTTCTCGGGGCATTCCTCCCGATAACCATCGGGATGACCTCTTAAAAACAACTAAAAAAGAACAGATGAAAAAAATTACTTTAATATTTACGTTGCTGGTTTCGTTGCTGATGTACGGGCAACAAGAGCCTCAATACACTCAGTATATGTACAATACCGTAAGCGTTAACCCCGGTTATGCAGGTACCCGTGGTGTGGCGAGTATATTCGGGTTGTACAGATCGCAATGGGTGGGTTTGGACGGAGCGCCGAAAACTGCGCAGTTCTCCATACACTCGCCCATAAGCTACCGGGGGCACGGACTGGGATTGTCCATTATCAACGATGAAATAGGTCCCGCCAGGGATACCTATATCAACGCCAGTTATTCCTATAAATTACAACTGGATTACGATACCTGGTTAAACCTCGGGTTAATGGCGGGGGGAAGTTTTCTGGAAGTGGACTACGATAAATTGAATGTGGATAACCCGGGAGATCCCCAGTTATCCGGAAAACTGAACAAATTCTCGCCAAATGTGGGAGTGGGCGCCTATCTGCATTCGGATAATTGGTACATCGGCCTTTCCGTACCGGCACTTCTGGAGACCAGGTTCTATGACGATATCCAGCAATCCGTAGCCAAAGAAAGGATGCACTTTTACCTGATAGGCGGCTACGTCTTTAACCTGAGCCCCAGCATTCAATTTAAACCCGCCACCTTGATAAAAGCCGTTAGCGGTGCACCGTTGGCGGTGGACGTATCGGCTAATTTCCTGTTCAATGAAAATTTCACCATTGGGGCTGCCTACCGGTGGGATGCCGCAGTAAGCGGACTGGCAGGGTTTAACATCAACCGGAACCTGCAAATAGGATACGCCTATGATTTTGATACCAACCGTTTGGGGAATTACAATTCGGGGAGCCATGAAATATTCATCAGGTATGAATTCATATCCTCGTCCGGAAACAGGTTGCGAACGCCAAGATTTTTC contains the following coding sequences:
- a CDS encoding PorP/SprF family type IX secretion system membrane protein, translating into MKKITLIFTLLVSLLMYGQQEPQYTQYMYNTVSVNPGYAGTRGVASIFGLYRSQWVGLDGAPKTAQFSIHSPISYRGHGLGLSIINDEIGPARDTYINASYSYKLQLDYDTWLNLGLMAGGSFLEVDYDKLNVDNPGDPQLSGKLNKFSPNVGVGAYLHSDNWYIGLSVPALLETRFYDDIQQSVAKERMHFYLIGGYVFNLSPSIQFKPATLIKAVSGAPLAVDVSANFLFNENFTIGAAYRWDAAVSGLAGFNINRNLQIGYAYDFDTNRLGNYNSGSHEIFIRYEFISSSGNRLRTPRFF